A stretch of Lewinella sp. 4G2 DNA encodes these proteins:
- a CDS encoding OmpA family protein translates to MRYFFSALLLLSGICAAELAAQPLAGTSNVEQLQLAADSAYANQNWYVALENYDKLYDETDDDAIIPIKALINLKLRDIASATRGYKQVFRRMEASDTTYNEHRFYYGQALKMDGQYDDARTYFETFLMHNTDERMAEFANLELEGIRLYRDAPQETSEVALEILGKSVNGAFSEYSPVLTADGNTLYYSTWKSSSEVVQDGEEDSYSRIFRSTKSEKGEWGKPEALGKEVNRPGVQTANPALSIDGRRMYFNRLRMESNRIAEAKIYVSDVEDDGWKSGNPVGGINSNKHLALQPAAGELFGKEVIFFVSDMDGGFGGLDIYYATYEGEGRFGNPINLGEEINTIGDDITPFYFDGTLYWSTDGRPTMGGKDLFFSAWTGNSWTKPENMGTGFNSTVDDKSLSVYGDGLIGFMTSNREGGRSVKSKTCCDDIYGFQVAEIFADLVVGVFNEAKEPLTVGQVKLQPTRNGSDDGLGQQKTRDDGNRYDFGLELETEYSVTATSQGYFPETVEINTLGLTESKEIQHIFFLKRDPSQPLPGEEGDGSGDGDGNGDGSGTPVFDTIQIEEAVVLENILYDLDKSDILPEAEGDLRQLVQIMEQYPDMIIELSSHTDTRGPDDYNQDLSKRRSASARKWLIIQGNIAGPRIKTKGYGETQPQVVSARLAERTGFLAEGDVITDALIASLATEEQKELAHRLNRRTEFKVLEGPDNIIIRRDVIERRLEGADRQSLPTEAKPTRQPRRVTPTVQPTGTSAALQRMDPPKINRFSTLFGQEDISGLPILKFDRREVDLGDIKHGDSAEFEVSFVNRGTAPAKVMLISACDCTTVTHDNAKTYAPGEGGTLHVLFDSTEKEEDETVTIDIYLEQEDKKGVPILEMVEYKYHLLK, encoded by the coding sequence ATGAGATATTTCTTTTCCGCCCTGCTGTTGCTTTCCGGAATCTGCGCCGCCGAACTGGCCGCCCAGCCCCTGGCCGGCACCTCCAACGTGGAACAACTGCAACTGGCGGCAGACTCCGCCTACGCCAACCAGAACTGGTACGTTGCCCTGGAGAACTACGACAAACTCTACGACGAAACGGACGACGACGCCATCATCCCCATCAAGGCGCTCATCAATCTGAAACTGCGCGACATCGCTTCGGCCACGCGCGGCTACAAACAGGTGTTTAGGCGCATGGAAGCCAGCGACACGACCTACAACGAACACCGTTTCTACTACGGACAGGCATTGAAAATGGACGGGCAGTACGACGACGCGCGGACCTACTTCGAAACCTTCCTGATGCACAACACCGACGAGCGAATGGCTGAATTCGCCAACCTCGAACTCGAAGGCATCCGCCTCTACCGCGACGCCCCGCAGGAGACGAGTGAAGTAGCCCTGGAAATCCTGGGCAAAAGCGTGAACGGCGCCTTCAGCGAGTACTCCCCCGTGCTGACGGCCGATGGCAATACGCTGTACTACTCCACCTGGAAAAGCAGCAGCGAAGTGGTGCAGGACGGCGAAGAAGACAGCTACAGCCGCATCTTCCGCTCCACTAAAAGCGAAAAGGGGGAATGGGGCAAACCCGAAGCCCTCGGCAAGGAAGTGAACCGCCCCGGCGTGCAAACCGCCAACCCCGCCCTGAGCATCGACGGCCGCCGGATGTACTTCAACCGCCTGCGGATGGAGAGTAATCGCATCGCCGAGGCCAAGATCTACGTCAGCGACGTGGAGGACGATGGCTGGAAGAGCGGCAACCCTGTCGGGGGCATCAACAGCAATAAACACCTCGCCCTGCAACCCGCCGCCGGTGAGCTGTTTGGTAAGGAAGTCATCTTCTTCGTCTCCGATATGGACGGCGGCTTCGGTGGCCTGGATATTTACTACGCTACCTACGAAGGCGAAGGCCGTTTCGGCAACCCCATCAATCTGGGGGAAGAAATCAATACGATCGGTGACGACATCACGCCGTTTTACTTCGACGGTACGCTGTATTGGTCCACCGACGGCCGGCCCACGATGGGTGGTAAGGACCTTTTCTTCAGCGCCTGGACCGGTAATAGCTGGACAAAGCCCGAGAACATGGGCACGGGCTTCAACAGTACCGTAGATGATAAATCTTTAAGTGTATACGGCGATGGCCTCATTGGTTTCATGACCTCCAACCGCGAAGGCGGCCGGTCAGTGAAGAGCAAGACTTGCTGTGACGATATCTATGGCTTCCAGGTAGCGGAGATCTTTGCGGACCTGGTGGTCGGCGTTTTCAACGAAGCCAAAGAGCCACTGACGGTAGGCCAGGTGAAACTCCAACCCACCCGGAACGGCAGCGACGATGGCCTCGGCCAGCAAAAGACCCGCGACGACGGAAACCGCTACGACTTCGGTTTGGAGTTGGAGACCGAGTACTCCGTAACGGCGACCTCTCAGGGCTACTTCCCCGAAACCGTGGAGATCAACACGCTGGGGCTGACGGAATCCAAAGAGATCCAGCACATCTTCTTCCTGAAGCGCGACCCCTCTCAACCCCTCCCGGGTGAAGAAGGCGACGGCAGCGGTGATGGTGATGGCAATGGTGACGGTAGCGGCACCCCCGTATTCGATACCATTCAGATCGAAGAGGCCGTTGTGCTGGAAAATATCCTGTACGACCTTGACAAATCCGACATCCTACCCGAAGCGGAGGGTGACCTGCGGCAATTGGTGCAGATCATGGAACAGTACCCGGACATGATCATCGAACTGAGCTCCCACACCGATACGCGCGGCCCGGACGATTATAACCAGGACCTCAGTAAGCGGCGGAGCGCCAGTGCGCGGAAGTGGCTCATCATTCAGGGCAACATTGCCGGCCCGCGGATCAAGACCAAAGGTTACGGAGAGACCCAACCCCAGGTCGTAAGCGCCCGCCTAGCGGAGCGGACTGGATTCCTCGCGGAAGGGGACGTCATCACCGATGCCCTCATTGCTAGCCTGGCCACCGAAGAACAGAAAGAGCTGGCCCACCGGCTGAATCGCCGGACGGAGTTCAAGGTGCTGGAAGGCCCGGACAACATCATTATCCGCCGCGACGTCATTGAGCGCCGTCTGGAGGGTGCGGATCGCCAGTCATTACCAACGGAAGCAAAGCCCACGCGTCAGCCCCGCCGGGTAACGCCGACGGTTCAACCGACCGGCACGAGCGCCGCATTGCAACGGATGGACCCGCCGAAGATCAACCGATTTAGTACCCTCTTTGGCCAGGAAGACATCAGTGGATTACCCATTCTGAAGTTCGACCGGCGCGAGGTGGATCTGGGCGACATCAAGCACGGTGATTCGGCGGAGTTTGAGGTCAGTTTCGTTAACCGAGGTACTGCCCCCGCCAAGGTGATGCTCATCTCCGCCTGCGACTGCACAACGGTGACGCACGACAACGCGAAGACCTACGCACCGGGTGAAGGTGGCACGCTGCACGTCCTTTTCGACAGCACGGAGAAAGAGGAAGATGAGACGGTT